The Elaeis guineensis isolate ETL-2024a chromosome 5, EG11, whole genome shotgun sequence DNA segment TGGAGATGATGGTAGGACACAACGATCAGATGAAGGTGGAATGATATCAACAACTACGCAAGTCGTGTCATCTTTCAAGCCACTTGTTCTCAAAGCTTCCTAAAGCAACATGAGCTTAGCATCAGTAACAAAAAAAGTACTATAACAAGTATCTATAAGCAGAAGGACGCAAGTCATTAATTATTGGCATCACCTTAACAACAAGCTTTGCAGCAAGTTCTGCAGGTATCCCTCGGCAAGCCTTCGCGGCCACCTCTGACGACAGAGCATCCCATATGCCATCTGATGCAATTATTAGGCGTCCTCCGGTTCTTGAAAGCTAACCATCCAATTAACAGcaaacaaaaaaaggaaaaaaaaaaaaaaaagagggagaaaacaTTACTTCATGGGAAATAGAATATGACAAACCACCAAGTTTGATTTACACTCACCTTCACTTGCTTAACATGCGGTATCGGGACGATGAATTCACCAACATCCGTATCACCTATTGACCTTGAAAGGCACAAACCACCCGGCCAGCAGCGGAGCGGACCGACCTGAGAAGACAGCACAAAACAAGTTTGCACTTTCCCATCAAGAAATAAACTTTGATCATAAAATTTGCAACAGAGTTTCTTCGCATTGTATACCTCCTGGCCGCCAGAGAGATTAAGCCTTCCGACCTCTCCCCCGCTAGCAGTAACACGTTCCCTTTCCTCTGCATTCTCTTCCAGCCTATGATCGACGGTCAGCAAAGAAACCACACCACCCTGTGTATCCAGTATGCACCGCGAGTCGCCCACCGATGCGACTGTCACCGTCCACCCATCAACCACAACAAGGGTCACCGTCGTCCCCGAAGTCTCCCCTGATGACAACAATCCAAGATCAGATTTTTCTCATCAGACAAACAAGAACAGCAGCAGGGCACGCATCAGGACTTGCCTTTCCGCTGGAAATCTATATCCGTCCTCACGAAGCCGGCAACCAGAGCCCGTGGAAGGGCCTGGAGCCACTCCTCCCTACCAAGCCCCGGAGGAATCGCACTCATAACATTATCCAGGAGATGCTCTTTTGCGAACACGGCCGCAGACACTCCATTGTGCCCATCGAAGATCTACAAACAGACATCGATTCCCGTAATCGAAACCAAAAAGAATACAAGAAACGGGAGGAAGTTAAAGGAGATGGCGATGATACCGCGAAGACGGAGAAGGAGGTGGAGGGGTTGCCAGGGATCCGGAGGTAGTCGGGTTTGATGAGGAAGTAGTCCTCGCCCCGCTTGGCGAAGGCGTGGTGGCCGCACTTGACGATGGGCTTCTCCGACTTGTCTCCACGGAGCTCACGGCCGATGAGGGTGGCGAGGGGAACCAGCGGAGCTCTCATGCTCGGATCCCGGTGCCGCCAGGCGTCGGTCATTAGCGACAACTCAGGGACCCCTAAAAACCCTAATACATTCCCGTGCTGGTCCATCGAAGACCAATATCATCTACAAAACCATATATTTCTTCCATCATTCGGATCAGAATATCgagagaaaaagatcaagaaacgtCTCGATAGAAACCC contains these protein-coding regions:
- the LOC105032808 gene encoding probable protein phosphatase 2C 33: MDQHGNVLGFLGVPELSLMTDAWRHRDPSMRAPLVPLATLIGRELRGDKSEKPIVKCGHHAFAKRGEDYFLIKPDYLRIPGNPSTSFSVFAIFDGHNGVSAAVFAKEHLLDNVMSAIPPGLGREEWLQALPRALVAGFVRTDIDFQRKGETSGTTVTLVVVDGWTVTVASVGDSRCILDTQGGVVSLLTVDHRLEENAEERERVTASGGEVGRLNLSGGQEVGPLRCWPGGLCLSRSIGDTDVGEFIVPIPHVKQVKLSRTGGRLIIASDGIWDALSSEVAAKACRGIPAELAAKLVVKEALRTSGLKDDTTCVVVDIIPPSSDRCVLPSSPKKHQNKFTSLLFGKKLQNTAGKHTNKLSSVGAVEELFEEGSAILEERLGKNFPLKANSSPFRCAICQMDQPRSEGLSAIAGTYFSPPSKPWEGPYLCVECRRKKDAMEGKRLSQSTVSRRKDW